The DNA window TACGCACCCAGCGCGAAGGTGATGATGCCCATGGTCTTCTGCGCGTCGTTCCCGCCGTGAGAGAAGGCCATGAACGCGGCGCTGAAGATCTGCAGCACCCGGAAATTGCGGGTCACCAGCCGGGGTTTCATCCAGCGCAGCACCAGCCACGACAGCAGGAACATCAGCAGGATCGGCACGATGAAGCCCAGCACGGGACTGGAGACCAGTCCGGTCAGGGTCTTGTTCACGCCCTTCGGGATGATGATGCTCCAGCCGCCCGCCGCGACGCCCGCGCCGACCATGCTGAACACCAGTGCGTGGCTGGAACTGCTGGGCAGGCCCTTCCACCACGTGAACAGGTTCCAGGCGATGGCGCTGACCAGGGTGGCGCCCACGAGTTCCAGCGTGGCGTACTCCTGCGGGATGATGTCCTTGCTGATGGTCTTGGCGACAGCCGTGCCGGTCAGGGCGCCCACGACGTTCAGGACGGCGCTCATGGTGATGGCCTGCGCGGGCGTGAGGACCTTGGTGGCGACCGAGGTGGCGATGGCGTTCGCGGTGTCGTGAAAGCCGTTAATGAAGTCGAAGGCCAGCGCCAGAACGACGATGACGATCAGTGCGAGCAGGGCAGGTTCCATGGTCCGCTGCCTTAAGCGTTCTTCAGCAGGATGCTTTCGACGGTCTTGGCGACCCGCTGCGCCTGATCGCTGGCGTCCTCGATCAGCGCCACGATCTCACCGCCGCGCATGGCGCGGATCATGCCGGGCACGTCGTTCACGCCGTCGTACAGGTGGCGCTGCACCTCGTCGCTGATGGTGTCCCCCTGGTCTTCCAGCGCGCGGATCTCCCGGGCGATCCGGGCCAGGTCGCTCAGTTTGCCCTTGTTCTCGATCAGGGGCATGCCCTGGGCCAGCAGGGCGCACTGCTGCTCGACGATGCGGGCCAGCTGCGCCATCTGCGGCAGCGGGCGTTCCACGCCGTACAGGCTGAGTTTGCGTGCGGCGTCCTCCATGTCGTCCACGAGGTCATCGAGTTCGTTGTTCAGGCTGATGATGTCCTCACGGTCGAACGGCACGATGAAGGACTCGGCGAGCAGGTTGGTGATCTCGCCGGTCAGGCGGTCCCCCTCGTGCTCCAGGTCGCGGACGCGCTGCACCTTGGCTTCCACGTCGGTGTAGTTCTCCAGCAGGTCCACGAGCGCGGTGGCGGTGGCGTGGGCGTTCCGGGCGGCTTCAGCGAACTTCTGGCTGAATTTGGGGTTGCTGGGCATGAATTTAGACAGAACCATGACAATCCTCCTGATTGTCCGCCCGAATGTCATGGAAATGTCAGCCCGGGCGGGCAAGAACAACCGGGAGGGCCACTGTGGTCACCTCCCGCACTGTACAGACACTACACTTCACGTTCCCCAAACACCAATCCCGTTCTGCTGACCTGCGGCACAGTCACGTGACGGCCCCGCCTATCATGGCACTCATGGCTGAATTCCAGCACCGCTCCCGGACCCCGGACCGCCGGGCCGCGCCCAGGACCAGCCTCGGCCCCAGCCCGGAGCCAGCCGAGACTGCTGCACAACGCGCGGCCGCGCCCCTGCAGCGATTCCTGAGCACGCCTGCCCGCGCGCAGGGGCAGGTCGCCCGGCCCGTCCTGCGCGCCGCAACGCTCCAGCGGCAGGAGGAGGACCGCCTGTCGGGTGCCCGTCAGACGGTCCAACGACAGGTCGAGGCGGTGGGTGACGTCGCCCCCGTCCAGCGGCACGCTGATCTGCCCGTTCCCGCACGGCCCGTCACGCCGTCCGACTGGGTGACCGTGATGCGCCACCGCGCCGAGACTGTCGAGGGGCAACGCCTGGACACCCGCACCTTCAGCGACTTCCAGACCCTCCAGCGGCAGGTTGCCCAGTCGCTGGGTCAGGGTTTCCGGATGGACCGGGGTAACCCCGCCGCCCGCTACGCCGCCTATGGCGAGCACCTCGCCACCCTGCAACGCCACGCGCTGAGTGCCCCGGTGTCCCGTGTGGTGCTCGGCATGGTTCCCCCGGCCGAGCGACTGCCGCTTCAGCGCGCGACGGAAGAGGCGTTGCAACGTCAGATGGCGCAGGAGCAGGCCGCACTGAACTTCGACACCCTCGGTTCCCTGCAACGGCACCTGGCCGAGCTGGACGCCGAGGCGACCCAACCCGTGTTGCAGCGCATCCAGGCGCGGCGGGGCGCAGGGAACCCGCTGCCGGAGGCGATCCAGCGGCACCTGGAACAGGGCCTGAACCATGACCTGAGCCGCGTGCGGATTCACGACGACGCGGAAGCAGACAAACTGGCGAAGGGCGTGAATGCCACCGCCTTCACCACGGGCACCGACATCTTCTTCCAGGCGGGGCAGTTCAACCCGAACACGCAGAGCGGGCTGGAGCTGCTGGCGCACGAGGTGACGCACACGGTGCAGCAGAGCCAGGGGCGCGTGGGGCGGGGCATCGACCCGGACGCCGGACTGGAAGCCGAAGCGCGCAGCATGGGCGCCAGACTCGCGCAGAGCGGCCCGCAGTTCGGCACGAAACACACCCCCATGCCCCGCGCGGCCCTCCTGAACCCCACCGCACCCGCCGCCCCCACCGTGCAGCGCTGGGCCAATCCTCTGGACCACCTGCGGAAACTCAAGGAGAAAGCGAAAACTGCTGTCAGGCAGGTCATCCGCACTGTCCGCGAGCCCGCCGCCCGCAAGGCCGCCCTGAACGCCATCAAGCGCGCCGTGCCCGCCCAGATCCGCCGCAGCGTCCAGAACGCCATCCAGAAGGGAAAAACGCGCGTCAAGGCCACTGTCAGTCGCGTCACGCAGGTCGCCCGCCGCGCCCCGCAGGTGCAGAAGCTCCTCAAGGTCGCCAGCAGTCTCCCGGCCCGCGCCCGGACGGCCATCGCCGCTGCCACCCGCATCCGGCAGGCCGCGCAGACCCTCGGCACCGCCAGCGGCCGCGCCCACCTCGCCCAGCGCGCCCGCGCGGCCGCCCAGCAGACCATCCAGGCCGCCGCCCGCCGCCTCCCTCCCCGCGCGCAGGCCACCCTGAGCAGGATCGGACGGACCGCCACCGCCGCCGCCCACAACCTCAGGCAACTGGGCGTCAGCGTCCACAAGTTCACCACCGACCCCACCTACCGCAAGGAAACCCTGACCCGCCTCACGCAGACCCCCATGGTCAGCGGCCTCGCGAAGGTCGGCGGGAACCTGCAGCGCTTCACCACCGACCGCGCCTACCGCGCCCAGCAACTCCACCGACTCGCGCAGGCCGGACAGCGCATCACCCTGCCCGTCACGCAACTGGGCCGCGACATCAGCAGCCTCGGCAGGGACGCCATGGTCAGCGTCGTCCAGAAAAGCGGGGAGGCCATGGCCTGGGCCACCAGGAAATTCGAGCAGGCCAAACACAGCAAGGTCGGCCAGGGCATCCAGAAAAGCTGGGCGTGGATGAAAAGCACCGAGGGCAAAGCCACCCTGGCCAAATTCGGCGCGGCCATCGCCACAGGCGTCGCGGTCGTCGCCGTGGTCGGCACCGGCGGCGCCGCCCTGCCCCTCGTCCTGGCAGCCGCCGGAGTCGCCAGCGGCGTCGCGGGCAGCCTCGCCGAGAACGCCGTCCTTCGCGGCTCCGGCGAAGCGAAATACGCCGGACGCAAACTGACCCACGGCATCACCCCCACCACCATGCTCATCGACGGCGCGCTGGGCGTCGCCCTCGGCCCCGCCGCCCGCATCGTCGGCGGCGCCGCCAGCCGCCTCGTCGGCAGCGCCGCCAAATACGCCGGCGGC is part of the Deinococcus depolymerans genome and encodes:
- a CDS encoding inorganic phosphate transporter, translated to MEPALLALIVIVVLALAFDFINGFHDTANAIATSVATKVLTPAQAITMSAVLNVVGALTGTAVAKTISKDIIPQEYATLELVGATLVSAIAWNLFTWWKGLPSSSSHALVFSMVGAGVAAGGWSIIIPKGVNKTLTGLVSSPVLGFIVPILLMFLLSWLVLRWMKPRLVTRNFRVLQIFSAAFMAFSHGGNDAQKTMGIITFALGAYFGVKYETVPTWVILSAAAAMGAGTAVGGWRIIKTMGFKVVDLKPVDGFVAETSAALIIETASRLGIPVSTTHTISTAIMGVGTTKGFRKVKWQVAGRIVQAWIFTLPVCIALGWLAHKLILAAGL
- a CDS encoding DUF47 domain-containing protein; the protein is MVLSKFMPSNPKFSQKFAEAARNAHATATALVDLLENYTDVEAKVQRVRDLEHEGDRLTGEITNLLAESFIVPFDREDIISLNNELDDLVDDMEDAARKLSLYGVERPLPQMAQLARIVEQQCALLAQGMPLIENKGKLSDLARIAREIRALEDQGDTISDEVQRHLYDGVNDVPGMIRAMRGGEIVALIEDASDQAQRVAKTVESILLKNA
- a CDS encoding DUF4157 domain-containing protein, producing the protein MAEFQHRSRTPDRRAAPRTSLGPSPEPAETAAQRAAAPLQRFLSTPARAQGQVARPVLRAATLQRQEEDRLSGARQTVQRQVEAVGDVAPVQRHADLPVPARPVTPSDWVTVMRHRAETVEGQRLDTRTFSDFQTLQRQVAQSLGQGFRMDRGNPAARYAAYGEHLATLQRHALSAPVSRVVLGMVPPAERLPLQRATEEALQRQMAQEQAALNFDTLGSLQRHLAELDAEATQPVLQRIQARRGAGNPLPEAIQRHLEQGLNHDLSRVRIHDDAEADKLAKGVNATAFTTGTDIFFQAGQFNPNTQSGLELLAHEVTHTVQQSQGRVGRGIDPDAGLEAEARSMGARLAQSGPQFGTKHTPMPRAALLNPTAPAAPTVQRWANPLDHLRKLKEKAKTAVRQVIRTVREPAARKAALNAIKRAVPAQIRRSVQNAIQKGKTRVKATVSRVTQVARRAPQVQKLLKVASSLPARARTAIAAATRIRQAAQTLGTASGRAHLAQRARAAAQQTIQAAARRLPPRAQATLSRIGRTATAAAHNLRQLGVSVHKFTTDPTYRKETLTRLTQTPMVSGLAKVGGNLQRFTTDRAYRAQQLHRLAQAGQRITLPVTQLGRDISSLGRDAMVSVVQKSGEAMAWATRKFEQAKHSKVGQGIQKSWAWMKSTEGKATLAKFGAAIATGVAVVAVVGTGGAALPLVLAAAGVASGVAGSLAENAVLRGSGEAKYAGRKLTHGITPTTMLIDGALGVALGPAARIVGGAASRLVGSAAKYAGGGLKIAGKYAGAGLQNAKVSALRQLGLVSAAGARRSMYVVRQEASQVWQATRQGVQTYNRAISTEVRAGIRGDMLGNAGWRGMAQRDAATLLAGTDVLRKAVNQVARARVKAQLSGPMGKILARQRLNMPGASTRKLQTALFNELKANSPDELIAAAWKANAQLRRAAYGETFRGIGRQVKQVAFGNASTLPGKALNLATMGPRLVAGNVAQKLNLHLSAFAGGAARGLGTLAGSTSEELVKFAGLKFSQNVKDNAQKGPGAAIPSAAQATMGEFSKVSNYGDAALQGIVGLSPEIFGKKEGMVPGLAGYDLLFKQAGAIFGNSVGGDQHEVANSTQEEGK